One stretch of Bacteroidales bacterium DNA includes these proteins:
- the mtnP gene encoding S-methyl-5'-thioadenosine phosphorylase produces MKIGIIGGSGFDNPQILTNPTEVKISTPYGDPTSSLRCGKINGVDVVLISRHGLKHQYNPSEVNYRANIFALKEQGVTHIIATTACGSLRQEIGRGHFVIIDQFIDFTKIRKNTYFDSFANGSEHPAMPDPFNPQIRDLLFETGKNLGFQMHPKGTVVTIEGPRFSTRAESRMFRSWGADIINMSVATEAILANELKIPYAAIAMSTDYDCWKEDEKPVTWDEILEVFHKNVGNVTQIIINALPKIR; encoded by the coding sequence ATAAAAATTGGCATAATTGGAGGTTCAGGATTTGATAATCCACAAATTCTTACAAACCCAACCGAGGTAAAAATCAGCACACCTTACGGAGATCCAACATCTTCGCTACGTTGTGGTAAAATAAATGGTGTTGATGTTGTTCTTATATCACGCCATGGACTAAAGCATCAATATAATCCAAGTGAGGTGAATTATAGAGCCAATATATTCGCTCTAAAGGAGCAAGGCGTTACTCATATTATTGCAACAACCGCTTGTGGTAGTTTGCGTCAGGAGATAGGAAGAGGACATTTTGTAATTATCGATCAGTTTATCGATTTTACAAAAATTAGAAAAAACACCTACTTCGATAGTTTTGCAAACGGCTCTGAGCATCCAGCCATGCCCGATCCTTTTAATCCCCAGATAAGGGATTTGCTGTTTGAAACAGGTAAGAATCTAGGATTTCAAATGCACCCTAAAGGAACGGTTGTTACAATTGAAGGTCCAAGATTTTCAACTCGAGCAGAATCCAGAATGTTTAGATCTTGGGGGGCTGATATTATCAACATGTCTGTGGCTACTGAAGCAATACTAGCAAATGAACTTAAAATCCCCTATGCAGCTATTGCCATGAGTACTGATTATGATTGCTGGAAAGAGGATGAGAAACCCGTAACTTGGGACGAAATCCTCGAGGTTTTTCATAAAAATGTTGGAAACGTAACACAAATTATTATTAACGCTTTGCCCAAAATCAGATAA
- a CDS encoding adenine phosphoribosyltransferase, translating to MKRIKDSIRSIPNFPIENITFRDITTLMQDPIAFKLACDEFHNRYKDKKIDKVVGIDARGFVFGAVLAYSLGVGFIPVRKKGKLPFKTLSEKYSLEYGTAEVEIHEDAISKGERVVIIDDLIATGGTVNAAINLVKKLGGVVVECAFIVELPELGGRNNIQGHDIFSMVQFEGE from the coding sequence ATGAAAAGAATAAAGGACTCAATTCGTTCAATTCCTAATTTTCCTATTGAGAATATTACATTTAGAGACATTACAACGCTAATGCAGGATCCTATTGCTTTCAAGTTAGCTTGTGATGAGTTTCATAATCGTTATAAGGATAAAAAAATTGATAAGGTTGTAGGTATTGATGCACGAGGCTTTGTGTTTGGTGCTGTTTTAGCATATAGTTTAGGAGTTGGTTTTATACCAGTTCGAAAAAAAGGGAAATTACCTTTTAAAACGCTAAGTGAAAAATATTCCCTTGAATACGGTACTGCGGAAGTTGAAATTCATGAGGATGCCATTAGTAAAGGCGAAAGAGTTGTTATTATTGACGACCTTATTGCAACTGGAGGAACAGTTAATGCAGCAATAAACCTTGTTAAAAAATTAGGTGGAGTTGTTGTTGAGTGCGCTTTTATTGTTGAACTCCCAGAACTTGGAGGAAGAAATAACATCCAAGGACATGATATTTTCTCTATGGTACAGTTTGAGGGAGAGTAA
- a CDS encoding cupin domain-containing protein yields MIPIFPKPIVDLPEADIPINGIKAFLSQGLKHQIVFMEFSEDIDVPEHFHESQWGIVLEGKIELTIDGVKNVFVKGDRFFIAKNIKHSAKIYTGYASMEFFDQVDRYKEKK; encoded by the coding sequence ATGATTCCGATATTTCCAAAACCTATCGTTGATTTGCCTGAAGCTGATATTCCGATTAATGGAATTAAAGCATTTCTTTCGCAAGGATTAAAGCATCAGATTGTATTTATGGAATTTTCCGAGGATATTGACGTCCCTGAACATTTCCATGAAAGTCAATGGGGAATTGTACTTGAAGGTAAGATTGAATTGACAATAGATGGAGTAAAAAATGTATTTGTAAAAGGGGATAGATTTTTTATAGCCAAGAATATTAAACATTCGGCTAAGATATACACAGGTTATGCTTCTATGGAATTTTTTGATCAGGTTGATAGATATAAAGAAAAAAAATAA
- a CDS encoding cupin domain-containing protein, which produces MIVKSENAKNRQFKGVSFDVLAVGQKSMVTRMNYRVGDKVPLHSHPNEQSGYVISGKYRIKYQDINEILNSGDSYSVPENVEHSWEVLEDGAVIDTFIPPRLDYL; this is translated from the coding sequence ATGATAGTAAAATCTGAAAATGCTAAGAATCGACAATTTAAAGGAGTTTCATTTGACGTTTTAGCTGTTGGACAGAAATCAATGGTAACAAGGATGAATTATAGGGTTGGTGACAAAGTGCCACTACATTCTCACCCCAATGAGCAAAGCGGATATGTGATTTCTGGAAAATACAGAATCAAATATCAAGACATTAATGAAATTCTTAATTCTGGAGACAGCTATTCAGTACCTGAAAATGTTGAACATTCATGGGAGGTGCTTGAAGATGGTGCGGTTATAGATACATTTATTCCACCAAGACTTGACTATTTATAA
- a CDS encoding helix-turn-helix transcriptional regulator: protein MLIFNFTRIFRARGIDKPFSYLVKAGYSDNFATRVANSKMERLNLKDVEKLCVLLQCTPNDILEWIPDKKEAKIEKHPLNTLKRTGSVTQLSQILNAVPLDKLGEIETLIMKELKKE from the coding sequence ATGCTAATATTCAACTTTACACGAATTTTTAGGGCTAGAGGGATTGATAAACCCTTCAGTTACCTTGTAAAAGCAGGATACTCGGACAATTTTGCCACCCGTGTAGCAAATAGTAAGATGGAAAGATTGAACTTAAAGGACGTGGAGAAACTTTGTGTTTTGCTACAATGTACACCAAACGACATTCTTGAATGGATTCCAGACAAGAAAGAAGCGAAGATCGAGAAACATCCACTAAATACCCTAAAAAGAACAGGAAGCGTCACCCAGCTAAGCCAAATACTAAACGCTGTTCCTTTAGACAAACTCGGCGAGATTGAGACCTTAATCATGAAAGAGTTGAAAAAAGAATAA